A section of the Myxocyprinus asiaticus isolate MX2 ecotype Aquarium Trade chromosome 40, UBuf_Myxa_2, whole genome shotgun sequence genome encodes:
- the LOC127430888 gene encoding heat shock protein beta-11-like, whose translation MLCPSTFQPHLSPFMDFHWPVRSLWPETRPLFFQIEQEMMRHMQEMRHNLEFMERLHQRIFDEIDHVSPMTTFKPISFQLGKEGNQYALTLDTKDFSPEELSVKQVGRKLRVSGKTEKKQEDGKGSYSYKCQEFRQEFDLPEGVSPEAVTCALRNGQLQIQAPKEATSTGNERVIPITYTPAVKNSTPQSPVPQSPQLEGQAAEAESTNN comes from the coding sequence ATGCTTTGCCCAAGCACATTTCAGCCTCATCTCAGCCCATTCATGGACTTCCACTGGCCAGTGCGCAGTCTCTGGCCCGAGACGAGACCTCTTTTCTTTCAGATTGAACAAGAAATGATGAGGCACATGCAGGAGATGAGGCACAACCTGGAGTTCATGGAACGCCTGCATCAAaggatttttgatgaaattgacCACGTTTCACCCATGACAACTTTCAAACCCATCTCATTCCAACTCGGAAAGGAAGGAAACCAATATGCATTAACATTAGACACAAAGGATTTCTCTCCAGAGGAGCTGTCTGTCAAACAAGTGGGCAGGAAGTTGCGCGTGAGCGGCAAAACAGAGAAGAAGCAAGAAGATGGGAAAGGATCATACTCGTACAAATGCCAAGAATTCAGGCAAGAGTTTGACCTTCCTGAAGGTGTCAGTCCTGAGGCGGTGACCTGTGCTTTACGTAATGGCCAGCTGCAAATACAAGCACCTAAAGAAGCTACATCTACAGGCAATGAGAGAGTGATTCCCATTACGTACACTCCTGCTGTGAAGAATTCCACTCCACAAAGTCCTGTTCCTCAGAGTCCACAGCTTGAGGGCCAAGCAGCTGAAGCAGAGTCTACAAATAACTGA
- the LOC127430891 gene encoding zinc finger protein ZFP2-like isoform X2 codes for MTAAIHELLSSVMGVLVESVVSELSKHLSDFTTVLSEELKSNKGGTVNKNKLKQANQAKTEFSAFMEMLSKATVETMVKLIYDRITAQILEATAKLQLSKQDTSNEGEAATSEPDSVPLEPEKNNGDEVETEHHDVDSGLAANNQYQQLSSAQAVNLVGCSGESQPSTSTNVAAVERQEPLICDSCGMSFNDVALLDIHYALHKERPFNCLTCGNSFKMMKCLMKHQRFHTIPDLNIEFETLHEEFVVQLETCDSVDPSMETIEVTTQSLLQNNYDNEDESCAYFETSQDVNESLVQGLNIIIENTDIQPDITSNTNIVKQSNDGLFRCKTCGKCFELRWKFINHVRAHVKHYKCSYCDKRFTMRSCLIRHVAMHTGAQLFKCDICSKSFVFQASLEKHKRLHTAEKTVTCPNCQKIFPGKRSYGRHRCRALEKLYSCPVCDKQFKIKQNMLDHQTLHTGEKPYCCEICGAFYSCERYLKNHQKSHIEKTYEFGCDLCNKRFSARKHLQAHMLVHTREKRYACDICDKKFATSGNLNRHRAGHTGVKLYGCPICLKRYTTAYALKIHTHKHTSSKPFLCDICGKGFTSSDYMKRHKRIIHIGRRDCVCSICNKAFIFPSSLNQHMLVHTGEKHHERLVSPLLKKFSCDHCQKKFYSQAALTVHQRVHTKEKPYSCDVCGKSFGYASSIQMHMRIHTGERPFGCDVCGKTFNQAVHLRTHQRVHTGMKSFSCESCGKNFVDQRNLKQHKCKYTL; via the exons ATGACGGCAGCAATCCATGAGCTGCTCTCCTCCGTAATGGGGGTTTTAGTTGAAAGTGTGGTGTCGGAGTTGAGCAAACATCTCTCTGATTTCACCACTGTCTTATCAGAGGAGTTAAAGAGCAACAAGGGCGGGACTGTCaacaaaaacaaactcaagcaGGCGAATCAAGCCAAAACT GAGTTTTCAGCATTCATGGAGATGTTGAGTAAAGCAACAGTAGAGACCATGGTAAAGCTGATTTATGATCGCATCACGGCTCAAATACTGGAAGCTACAGCAAAGTTGCAGCTCTCAAAACAAGACACGTCAAATG AGGGTGAAGCAGCCACATCTGAGCCTGATAGTGTGCCTTTGGAGCCTGAAAAGAACAATGGTGATGAAGTGGAAACAGAGCATCATGATGTTGACTCTGGACTTGCAGCAAATAATCAGTACCAACAGCTTTCCTCTGCACAGGCAGTAAATCTAGTGGGGTGTTCAGGTGAAAGCCAACCTTCTACAAGCACAAATGTGGCTGCAGTAGAGAGGCAGGAGCCTTTAATTTGTGACTCCTGTGGAATGTCTTTCAACGATGTGGCCTTGTTGGACATTCACTATGCTTTACACAAAGAAAGACCTTTCAATTGTCTAACATGTGGGAATTCTTTCAAAATGATGAAATGCTTAATGAAACACCAGAGATTTCACACAATTCCGGATTTAAATATTGAGTTTGAAACTCTTCACGAAGAATTCGTTGTGCAGCTCGAAACATGTGATTCAGTCGATCCATCTATGGAAACAATTGAAGTGACCACTCAAA GCTTGCTCCAAAATAACTACGACAATGAAGATGAATCTTGTGCTTACTTTGAAACCAGTCAGGATGTAAACGAATCACTTGTGCAAGGCTTAAATATCATCATCGAGAACACAGACATTCAGCCTGACATTACCTCCAACACGAATATAGTAAAGCAATCGAACGATGGCTTGTTCCGATGCAAAACCTGCGGGAAGTGTTTTGAACTTAGGTGGAAGTTCATTAACCATGTTCGGGCTCATGTTAAACATTATAAGTGTTCCTACTGTGATAAGCGTTTTACCATGAGGAGCTGCCTTATCAGACATGTAGCAATGCACACTGGAGCTCAGTTATTCAAATGTGATATATGTTCCAAGTCATTCGTATTTCAGGCCTCTCTGGAGAAGCACAAGCGTCTGCACACGGCAGAGAAGACAGTTACTTGCCCAAACTGTCAGAAGATTTTTCCTGGCAAGCGCTCTTACGGTAGACACAGGTGCAGAGCACTCGAAAAGCTTtacagctgccctgtatgtgacAAGCAgttcaaaattaaacaaaacatgcTTGATCACCAAACGctgcacactggagagaagccatactGCTGCGAGATATGTGGTGCATTTTATAGTTGTGAGAGATATCTGAAAAATCACCAGAAGAGTCACATTGAGAAAACGTACGAGTTCGGATGTGACCTCTGCAACAAGCGATTCAGCGCTCGAAAACATTTGCAAGCACATATGCTTGTGCATACGAGGGAAAAACGGTATGCGTGCGACATCTGCGACAAGAAGTTTGCCACCTCTGGAAATCTCAACAGACACCGAGCAGGTCACACAGGAGTGAAGCTGTATGGTTGTCCTATATGTTTGAAGAGGTACACCACTGCATACGCTCTAAAAAttcacacgcacaaacacacttcAAGCAAACCGTTTCTTTGTGATATTTGTGGGAAGGGATTTACCAGTTCAGACTACATGAAAAGGCACAAGCGAATTATTCACATAGGAAGGAGAGATTGTGTCTGTTCGATCTGTAATAAGGCTTTCATCTTCCCCAGTTCTCTTAATCAACACATGCTTGTACATACAGGAGAGAAGCATCATGAAAGATTAGTCAGTCCTTTGCTGAAGAAGTTCAGTTGCGATCATTGTCAAAAGAAATTCTACTCTCAAGCTGCCCTCACAGTGCACCAAAGGGTTCACACTAAAGAAAAGCCTTACAGTTGTGACGTATGTGGAAAGAGCTTTGGGTATGCAAGCAGTATTCAAATGCACATGAGAATCCATACTGGGGAGAGGCCTTTTGGTTGCGATGTATGTGGTAAGACATTCAATCAGGCTGTACATCTGAGGACCCATCAGAGAGTACACACTGGGATGAAATCATTCAGTTGTGAGAGCTGTGGAAAGAACTTTGTGGACCAGAGAAACCtgaaacaacataaatgtaaatacaccTTGTAA
- the LOC127430891 gene encoding zinc finger protein ZFP2-like isoform X1, whose amino-acid sequence MTAAIHELLSSVMGVLVESVVSELSKHLSDFTTVLSEELKSNKGGTVNKNKLKQANQAKTKEFSAFMEMLSKATVETMVKLIYDRITAQILEATAKLQLSKQDTSNEGEAATSEPDSVPLEPEKNNGDEVETEHHDVDSGLAANNQYQQLSSAQAVNLVGCSGESQPSTSTNVAAVERQEPLICDSCGMSFNDVALLDIHYALHKERPFNCLTCGNSFKMMKCLMKHQRFHTIPDLNIEFETLHEEFVVQLETCDSVDPSMETIEVTTQSLLQNNYDNEDESCAYFETSQDVNESLVQGLNIIIENTDIQPDITSNTNIVKQSNDGLFRCKTCGKCFELRWKFINHVRAHVKHYKCSYCDKRFTMRSCLIRHVAMHTGAQLFKCDICSKSFVFQASLEKHKRLHTAEKTVTCPNCQKIFPGKRSYGRHRCRALEKLYSCPVCDKQFKIKQNMLDHQTLHTGEKPYCCEICGAFYSCERYLKNHQKSHIEKTYEFGCDLCNKRFSARKHLQAHMLVHTREKRYACDICDKKFATSGNLNRHRAGHTGVKLYGCPICLKRYTTAYALKIHTHKHTSSKPFLCDICGKGFTSSDYMKRHKRIIHIGRRDCVCSICNKAFIFPSSLNQHMLVHTGEKHHERLVSPLLKKFSCDHCQKKFYSQAALTVHQRVHTKEKPYSCDVCGKSFGYASSIQMHMRIHTGERPFGCDVCGKTFNQAVHLRTHQRVHTGMKSFSCESCGKNFVDQRNLKQHKCKYTL is encoded by the exons ATGACGGCAGCAATCCATGAGCTGCTCTCCTCCGTAATGGGGGTTTTAGTTGAAAGTGTGGTGTCGGAGTTGAGCAAACATCTCTCTGATTTCACCACTGTCTTATCAGAGGAGTTAAAGAGCAACAAGGGCGGGACTGTCaacaaaaacaaactcaagcaGGCGAATCAAGCCAAAACT AAGGAGTTTTCAGCATTCATGGAGATGTTGAGTAAAGCAACAGTAGAGACCATGGTAAAGCTGATTTATGATCGCATCACGGCTCAAATACTGGAAGCTACAGCAAAGTTGCAGCTCTCAAAACAAGACACGTCAAATG AGGGTGAAGCAGCCACATCTGAGCCTGATAGTGTGCCTTTGGAGCCTGAAAAGAACAATGGTGATGAAGTGGAAACAGAGCATCATGATGTTGACTCTGGACTTGCAGCAAATAATCAGTACCAACAGCTTTCCTCTGCACAGGCAGTAAATCTAGTGGGGTGTTCAGGTGAAAGCCAACCTTCTACAAGCACAAATGTGGCTGCAGTAGAGAGGCAGGAGCCTTTAATTTGTGACTCCTGTGGAATGTCTTTCAACGATGTGGCCTTGTTGGACATTCACTATGCTTTACACAAAGAAAGACCTTTCAATTGTCTAACATGTGGGAATTCTTTCAAAATGATGAAATGCTTAATGAAACACCAGAGATTTCACACAATTCCGGATTTAAATATTGAGTTTGAAACTCTTCACGAAGAATTCGTTGTGCAGCTCGAAACATGTGATTCAGTCGATCCATCTATGGAAACAATTGAAGTGACCACTCAAA GCTTGCTCCAAAATAACTACGACAATGAAGATGAATCTTGTGCTTACTTTGAAACCAGTCAGGATGTAAACGAATCACTTGTGCAAGGCTTAAATATCATCATCGAGAACACAGACATTCAGCCTGACATTACCTCCAACACGAATATAGTAAAGCAATCGAACGATGGCTTGTTCCGATGCAAAACCTGCGGGAAGTGTTTTGAACTTAGGTGGAAGTTCATTAACCATGTTCGGGCTCATGTTAAACATTATAAGTGTTCCTACTGTGATAAGCGTTTTACCATGAGGAGCTGCCTTATCAGACATGTAGCAATGCACACTGGAGCTCAGTTATTCAAATGTGATATATGTTCCAAGTCATTCGTATTTCAGGCCTCTCTGGAGAAGCACAAGCGTCTGCACACGGCAGAGAAGACAGTTACTTGCCCAAACTGTCAGAAGATTTTTCCTGGCAAGCGCTCTTACGGTAGACACAGGTGCAGAGCACTCGAAAAGCTTtacagctgccctgtatgtgacAAGCAgttcaaaattaaacaaaacatgcTTGATCACCAAACGctgcacactggagagaagccatactGCTGCGAGATATGTGGTGCATTTTATAGTTGTGAGAGATATCTGAAAAATCACCAGAAGAGTCACATTGAGAAAACGTACGAGTTCGGATGTGACCTCTGCAACAAGCGATTCAGCGCTCGAAAACATTTGCAAGCACATATGCTTGTGCATACGAGGGAAAAACGGTATGCGTGCGACATCTGCGACAAGAAGTTTGCCACCTCTGGAAATCTCAACAGACACCGAGCAGGTCACACAGGAGTGAAGCTGTATGGTTGTCCTATATGTTTGAAGAGGTACACCACTGCATACGCTCTAAAAAttcacacgcacaaacacacttcAAGCAAACCGTTTCTTTGTGATATTTGTGGGAAGGGATTTACCAGTTCAGACTACATGAAAAGGCACAAGCGAATTATTCACATAGGAAGGAGAGATTGTGTCTGTTCGATCTGTAATAAGGCTTTCATCTTCCCCAGTTCTCTTAATCAACACATGCTTGTACATACAGGAGAGAAGCATCATGAAAGATTAGTCAGTCCTTTGCTGAAGAAGTTCAGTTGCGATCATTGTCAAAAGAAATTCTACTCTCAAGCTGCCCTCACAGTGCACCAAAGGGTTCACACTAAAGAAAAGCCTTACAGTTGTGACGTATGTGGAAAGAGCTTTGGGTATGCAAGCAGTATTCAAATGCACATGAGAATCCATACTGGGGAGAGGCCTTTTGGTTGCGATGTATGTGGTAAGACATTCAATCAGGCTGTACATCTGAGGACCCATCAGAGAGTACACACTGGGATGAAATCATTCAGTTGTGAGAGCTGTGGAAAGAACTTTGTGGACCAGAGAAACCtgaaacaacataaatgtaaatacaccTTGTAA
- the LOC127430893 gene encoding plasminogen activator inhibitor 1 RNA-binding protein-like — protein MKELVEEMPDEGYGCAVTNRFGQLLDDESDPFDILHAAQVGKQQKKKKEEQKKTSSTTKAGKKESQMDRKIAFSAGGGGQAQVRLVHGEVEEQIERRVTFERKCNVGDTPLSFSVERPVDDVLDRANRGRATGRGRGARGPGYPRSNDGFDQRGKREFERHSGSDRTSVRSEEKRSGSGSRNWGSMRDQMSEIEEVSPSEQVCETDETPEAVEADGENRPSETEEVIEVAIEMTLDEWKALQEQSRPKVELNIRKADSAMPSKAVVIHKSKFLEKQYNGIDDEDVVFRRPTNDITCQLEINFGILARPSRGGRGGRGGRGRGAPSMPSQRSPQKYEVAPNPDDPEDFPALA, from the exons ATGAAGGAGTTAGTGGAGGAGATGCCTGATGAGGGATATGGATGCGCCGTGACTAATCGTTTCGGCCAGCTGCTCGACGATGAGTCCGACCCTTTTGACATCTTACACGCGGCGCAGGTGGGAAaacagcaaaagaagaagaaagaagagcAAAAGAAAACTTCATCCACCACGAAAGCTGGAAAAAAAGAGTCTCAAATGGACAGGAAAATCGCTTTTTCCGCGGGTGGAGGTGGACAAG CCCAAGTGCGTCTTGTTCATGGGGAGGTTGAGGAACAAATTGAAAGACGTGTGACTTTTGAGCGCAAATGCAATGTTGGCGACACCCCCCTTAGTTTCTCGGTTGAGAG GCCAGTGGATGATGTGTTGGACAGGGCTAATAGAGGAAGAGCTACTGGAAGAGGACGAGGAGCCCGAGGCCCAGGATATCCAAGATCCAATGATGGATTTGACCAGAGGGGAAAGAGGGAATTTGAAAGGCATAGTGGCAGTGACAGAAC GAGTGTCCGCTCCGAAGAGAAGCGTAGTGGCAGTGGCTCTCGCAACTGGGGTTCTATGAGAGACCAGATGAG TGAAATTGAAGAGGTGTCACCTAGCGAACAGGTCTGTGAAACCGATGAGACCCCCGAGGCAGTAGAGGCTGATGGAGAAAACAG GCCTTCTGAGACTGAGGAAGTGATTGAGGTAGCCATAGAGATGACACTGGATGAGTGGAAGGCCTTACAGGAGCAAAGCAGGCCCAAGGTGGAGCTAAATATTCGTAAGGCAGACTCTGCTATGCCATCAAAGGCTGTGGTGATTCATAAATCCAAATTCCTTGAG AAACAATATAATGGCATTGACGATGAGGATGTGGTTTTCCGCCGCCCGACCAATGACATCACTTGTCAGTTGGAAATCAACTTTGGCATCCTGGCTCGGCCCTCTCGCGGTGGGAGAGGTGGACGAGGCGGTCGTGGCCGTGGGGCTCCCTCCATGCCATCACAAAGATCTCCACAAAAATATGAAGTG GCTCCAAACCCAGATGATCCAGAGGATTTCCCTGCACTGGCATAG